Sequence from the Cucurbita pepo subsp. pepo cultivar mu-cu-16 chromosome LG02, ASM280686v2, whole genome shotgun sequence genome:
tcccctcaaagctttaaaacttGTCTGCTACgggaaagaggtttccacacccttataaatggtgttttgttctcctccccaaccaatgtcgGACATCGCAATCGAACCCAAACTATAAAAATTGGGTTGATGGGTTGTGTAATGGCACACGCactctagtagatattgtcatatttTGACTTTTCCTAATGTTTTAAACCACTGACAAATTTTTACaccattataaaaatgtttcattcctctctccaatacACGTGTAATCTCACAATCGACCATACTGGCTGACACTCGTTGCTCTCtaagaaaaccctaaaaaatgtaggggtattttggtaattatgGACTAATAAAGTCTGATTCACAACAACTCAGAAATGGACGGTGGAGATTTGAAGTACCTGTGGGCCCCGTGAAGAATGCAATCTGcctgatattttttttcaacgaAGAAACAACAACGCAcgaaattagaagaaaaatatttatgaatttattttcgTAAAATTATAGGttaagaattataaattttgttaaatttttaaaaacataaataaaaaattcaaataaataaattaattaattataggaaggaaaatgaaaagcgTTCTTACTCGGTCAAAAAACTGACACGTTCTGCAAGGTGAGCCAATCCAAGTAAGCTCAAACCAAGTGTCCATGCCTACGTGGCACACAATTACATGACAGGTCAGATTctattaaatacataaaaataaatgaaaaaaaaatcagaaaaagcACCGCCAGCTTCGTTCCAAACACCACTTTCAGTAAATTCCCCCACAAATCTCTAACCAACCCAAACCTCaccgtcgccgtcgccgtcgccgtcgcgCCACCTCCATTGATCTCCAAATCACGGAAAACCAGCGGCTCGTCTGAACCCATGAGTAGGCTAACCACCACGGCGGAGTCCGGCAGAGGAATTAGCCTAGAATGAAATATCGCCGCCGATGCTGCAGTGTCTGTGCGTTTTCAGGTGAAAATTAAGGCGGAGAAACAAGAACAGAGATATAATGGGTCTGAAATTGTGGattttaaggttaaaaaaaacacacgaTTAGTGAAAGAACACGAAATTTCCTGgaattttctgaaatttcagtTACCAAAATTACGGTGACACTTAATTACTCCCATTTTTGTATAATATATGTTTGGtaactttataattattttattttcgtccattacgtatcattttattttaatttatgtactTTCAAATACTGActtatttggattttattgTTGAATATATGATTGATTAGAATATGGTGGAACGGAATTAATTTGactcaaataaaacaaattaatggCTGATTACTTGTAAGAGcgatttaatttgtttaattaaagtaCATTATATGAACTTTATAGTAGTTATACATTACGTGATGACCATCGAAGTCAGTCACTAAAAATTGATATGTAGACATAAACACGTGAATGAAGATAAAACACGGTTAAACAACATGTGTTGATTGGACGAATTTCAatcttattaaattattgacactgatgaataaatttaatttatttttaaatataaagtatgattattaattattaatggtaataataatattatatatatttccattttaatgtgcctgtttttagtttttattttttttcctaatttaatttaggtgtttaatttgattttaaataaatttttaaatttttaaattttaatttaataagtcgttaaatttttatttgccatttaataatttttaaaatttagagatttattatatatgaaagtaaagataaaattaaatttattaattgagataaacttgaaaaaataaaattgttatttaactaaattaattacaaaaatgtaattatggaagaaacaactaaaaactttatattttaatatttaaaaatagttttgcaaatatatatttttctttttgctaaAAGACCCATTTTGGaaatagtttcaaattttcaacacGGGTTCAAAACGCAAATATGTAAAAGTTTGGGGCCGGTTCAGGAATAATATTTAAGCTTCGCTAGACCGGAACTTCTCGTTagagagaaacaaagcaaGGGGAAAGCTTCTGTGAAACTCGCGGGAAAggggaagaaggaagaagcaaACCCTAAGAAATGGCGGAGAAATTGGCTCCAGAAAAGCGCCATAGCTTTCTCCACAACGGTATTTTCTATCTCTTcatcaatttcatcttcgGAATTTTCAATTTGCCGAATTAATTCACTGTAttactagtttttttttttttttttgtttcttttcaggTCAGGAAGTGTTTGAATGGGATCAGACTCTGGAGGAggttaatatttatattaatttgcCTCCGAATGTTCATTCGAAGCAATTCTACTGCAAGATTCAGTCTAGACATGTCGAGCTTGGGATTAAGGGGAATCCTCCTTATCTCGATGTCAGTATCAttgcattttcatttctctttcttgctTGATTTAAGTTTGATGTATTAATTCGTATGTTGTATTGATTTCTTTGAATCGTTGATTTGCAGCACGAACTTACTTGCCCTGTGAAGACGGATTCGTCTTTCTGGACGCTAGGTGATTGCGAATTCTCGCGTTAATGATTAACTATAATTTTGAGGCGGTTGAATGTTATGATTTTAGACCAAATATATGGAATTTCTAATCAGATTATTGATGGCTCTTTTTGTATTTCCCTTCTATTGCTCCGCTTTTGTCTATTTTGTGGTgtaattgttttgtttatttggtgTGGCAGAGGATGGCATAATGCACATTACACTGCAGAAGAGGGACAAGGGTCAGACATGGGCTTCTCCCATACAGGGTCAGGGTCAACTTGATCCTTACTCCACTGATCTTGAGCAGAAGCGTCTTATGCTCCAAAGGTTTCAAGAGGAggtccgttttttttttccatgtttttAGATGATATGAACATGTTTTGTGCTTTCCATGTTTGTTTTATgttccttttgtttcttttcttgagcatttgttcatttttttttcccattcttctcttttcctttctgtTCTTCTCTTTTCNAAATCTCTAGATGCATACATGAAATCTTCAACTAATGTAGAGTACATGAAccatttcttccaaattttcaattcataaGAGACGGCCTGGTTTTTCTCATACATCACCGAGGACCAAGcaagagaaaatacaatgatagtctattttgtttgatttcttctctttgaaGATATCCCTTAAGTAGTCAATTAGGTGCAATAACAAGAGGGTGAAGAAACTCCTAACCCAAAAGCTTCACTCATTTTCCTTCAAGGCACTTCCAAGATGACTTGAACATATGATGAGCTCTTGTACTAGCTGATGTTGGATAGATGAACCAATTTTGCAAAGCTGCAGATGATAGGACTTGTGATATAACCCAAATATTCCTACACTTCATCCATGACCAAGCTCAAGAATTCATCTGCAAGGCTACTCCATTTGGAGCCTATCCTTGGTGGCAACCTTTAGAACCCAATCGAGTTGAAGGAAAATATCTCATAAGTCCATTCTCAAGTTCATGGGATGCCCTGCATTACTTGTTTTGTTGTATTTTGAATTCCatatttttgatttttttttttttttggatggtATAGATATAATTGGGGTTGCATTCAATCATTGCATACGAATGTTATCCACTCTGCATGTCATACAGACACACATATGGATGGAGGAGTTGTAGGATTCTCGTCAgtttactaaaattttattgggtGGAATGCTTTTGAAAAGTTTTGATACCTTTGAAATTCATGAACTTGTTTCCTTTCCTACATAATTTCATATGTCCAGAGTCGTGTCAGTCATGTAATGAAatcttgaaatttaatatGCTCTCATAGTTCCTTTGCAGAACCCTGGATTTGACTTCTCACAAGCTCAGTTTTCGGGCAACTGTCCCGATCCAAGGACCTTCATGGGTGGAATTCACTCAGATTAACAACTATAGTTTGTGGCATTTATAACTTGCATGGCGTGACACTCTATTAATCCTCAGTAAATAATGTAGGTTTTCTCCTGGTCTTGATTTATGCAATCCCTGTAATAGCTGCTATTGTGGAAGGGAAATTTACCGAGTCTTTGCGCTATAGCTGcaatgaattaaaaagatttagttgatatatatttatctacCAAATACTTTGTATTATAAGCTTTTAACCTTCTATTTGGTTTGATATAAACAAAACTATGTCCTAGAGTTCTATAGCAGATGGAAGTACATGGTAAACGTAGCAACTGATATCGTCATTATCTATATATTAGTTTGCCCAGATCCCAATAAATTATGTTGAAAAAAGGTTCCTCTTTAGTTTAAATGCTCCCACAAATTATGTTCCAAATGTGATGAGATCCTGTCTAGAGGCCTAGTTCATGCGTAACAGCTCATGTTTAATGTCCAAAGTGGTGGATGAAAGCATTTTTCTGGTGGGATCTTATCTTCTTGGCTTTGTTTGGTATTTTCTTTAATCCTTTGAGCAATAAGACGTAAAAGAAATGGGAATTAGAGAAGGGAATTGCTGCAGCGACGGTTGTGATTGCAGCAGTTGGAACCCTATTCAAAAGTGTTGAATTGAGGTGGTATCAGATTCCTAACCATTATGTCATGGCCATTCATTAATATTCTGCATTTTTTGCCTTTGCTTTCAGATTCCCACCTCTCAAAGGACGGATGACTACTCCAGGtatgtaattttttatcttcttttctcttaaaaGGTCCAAAGCAGAAGAAAATCCCTTTATTTATGAGTTGAAGAGTTCTTGTGTGGCTTTGATTGTATATTGTTACTTTTAAGAGTCCTGAATTTATTGGTTGAAATTAGATGGTTAAGGCCTAAGTCCTAAGtccatatcaattggagaagggaacgagtgtcattgaggatgctgagccccaaaggggatggattgtgagatcccatatcagttggggaggagaacaaaacattctttataatggtgtggaatcttctctctagtagacacgttttaaaaaccttgaggggaagcccgaaaggaaaaacacaaaaggacaatatttactagcgatGAACTTAAGCTGTTACACAGTAGATTAGATATTCAAATCATCCAACTCTAAGTCtgattttctttgttaaatCCAATTGGTCAAAACATATATTCTCCGTGTTCCACTTAGAAGTTAGAAATTCAAATCCTCGCGAGAGAAGTTTTTTGGAATCCATTGTCACCTCGGGTTTGTTGCCGGGGTGGTTAGTGTTCTAAGGTGGCTTCCTTCATGATCTTTTAAAGCAGTACATTACTTTTTGCTATTATTGAATCATCTTACTggatccttttcttttctcttcctcttcttacCTTTTATTGACTGTTTTGGTCATTTTAGCTGCCCTGAAGGGTTACTGCCACGCCCATATCTTTTGTTGTTATTAAGATTGAATTCCACCTTTGGATTTGGAATTTGTCCATATCACTTCGCCTCTGCCAACAATTTTGGAAGTTGGTGAAAAATAGGGAGACGAGGTGCCATAAATACAcaagtttaataattaaacacaatatcatttagatatttaaataatagatTGGAAGTTTTAGATTAATACATGAAAGAAGGTCGAGATGGTAATTTAAATCTCGacttttttggttaaaaaatataatatactcTGATTAGATACatttaaaatgtcttaaaggttaatcaaacattaaaaaaaattagtgaaatgtgaaaatatattaaatctaaaatttaaaatactacTAAACACTTTTAAAGAACAGAAAgtcatttttctcttattattgtaatattatggtattattattttttggccCCTCAGCTCCCTTTGTTGACCCactttatttgaaagaaaaaggaaaaaaaagaaataaatgcaATCCTCAAAACTTTGTTCTTCTGACAAAATGAATTAAACAGAAGAATTCCATGCAAACCAGAGCTTTACATAAACCCTTTTGAATCCAAATCTCTCTCCGGCGCACGTTGCCTCTCTCTGCCGCCACCACTCTCTCCGTTTTACACgactctctttttttctgtCCTCAAATGCATACCTTCACTTCCATTACAAATCCCTTCTTGTCCTTCATTTCCGTTTCGAAATCCTCCTCCCATGGCGGCTTAGCCCcttttccttcccttttccACCCATGATCCCTATACCCACCGAaactttctcctttttctcttcaatctTTCTATTATTTCCCTTCACAACCCTCAAATGGTGAGCGATACCAAAGACCCACCTCCCAATTTTCCTCCTCGTGCTCTGATTGTCGGCAATTTCTGCCATGATATCCTTATTCGCGATGCCCATGTCGTCACCGAGTCTCTCGGCGGCGCCGCCTCGTTCATTTCCACGGTCTTTGAAGGCCTATCGGTTACCTATCTCACTGTTTCCAAGGTGGGGGAAGATTTCGCCTATTCGACTAACCAGAGTCCGATTGTTGTCGGGAATTCGAAGACGACGACGTTTCGTGCGTTTTTCGACTCTTCAATCGCCGGCGATGGCCATGGAGATCGGATTCTGAAAAGGGTTTCCGCCTGTGCTCCGATTTTGCCTTCAGATCTTCCTGattttagatttgaatttggaaTGGCGGTTGGGGTTGGTGGGGAGGTTCTCCCTGAGACGCTTGAACGGATGATTGAGATTTGTGATGTTGTGTTTGTTGATATTCAGTCTTTGATTCGAGtttttgatgaaattgatgGGACTGTGCAGCATGTGAATCTGAAAGAGAGTGGGTTCTTCCATATGTTGCCTCGAATTGGATTGTTAAAAGCTTCTGCTGAAGAGGCTCCGTTTATGGATGTTGAAGAGGTCAAGAAGCTTTGCCCTGTTGTTGTGACGAATGGGAAAGAAGGGTGTAAGTTATATTCGAACGGCGGCGTGTTGCAGATTGCTCCGTTTACAGCAACTCAGCTCGATCCCACCGGCGCCGGTGACAGTTTCTTGGGTGGCTTTGCCGCGGGTTTCACGGCTGGATTGACTGTGCCGGATGCTGCATTGCTTGGGAATTTGTTTGGATCTCTTACCGTCGCCCAAATTGGCCTGCCCCATTTTGAGTCCAGAATTTTGCAGGTATGTTTTCTAATTTCGAACTCTGGATGAACACTATacagtttaaaaaaaattgaaatgttggtgtttttttttatagtttatatGTAGTTCTTATCTATGAGCAATTCTAGGACAATATAAATGATTAGTAGATCATATTACTGAATTTGTAATCATATGCATATCCTGCTGAATAAGATGAGGGATCTGAAGATATAGAACAAAGTTTCAGCCAAAACATATCTTAACTTAGCTCTACTCTGGTTTATCTCAGTAGAGAATGCTCTTATAATCATCAGGTTGTCGGGTTGTAAATTATAGGTTCATAAGCAACCATACTGGCTTGATGAGTAGTCGCCACAAAATTAGTATTGGCCTAGTCGTCAATTGtgacagtccaagcccaccgatagtagatattgtctgctttgacccgttacatattgccctcaacctcacgattttaaaacgcgtcggttagggagaggtttccacactcttataaataaatgttttattttcctctccaattgaggtggggatcttacaatccacacctccccttgggggccagcgttctcgctaaCACACTGCTCTGTGTatggctttaataccatttgtaacaacccaaacccaccgttagtagatattgtaacCGTGAGGCcaacaacgatacgtaacaggccaaagtggataatatctattagctgGTTTAGGTTGTTACATCAATAAAGgccataaaactattaaagggCTTAGTGAACGAGTTCAAACCATGATGGCCATCTAACCAAGACAAGTTTAATCAAACATAGTAAGATATCGTGAGAATAGTGAAGATGGGTGAAAACTAGCAAGATAAtcatatctatatctatatatatatatatataaaagcaTAACATATCTCCCAAGTCTTGGAACTTGCTTGTTGCgtgttttctctctttccttaGATTGATTTTTTAGAGGCAGTGAAAGTTTTCTTCTTAACTTCATGAACAGTGATTTCAAGTGCAAATAGCTTTGATTTTTTACCTGTTGCCCATATCATTAACTTTAGGGTGAGCCAAGTTTCTCAATCAGAGTCGAAATGGCGTGTCGAAGTTCCATGCTATGGGAACACTCATTTACTTCATCTGATGTTGCTTTGTGCGTAAACGGCTATAGATTATCTTGTGCGAGAGGATGATTAGAGTACTTATGTTCGTGGCGTGTCCATACGAAACAGAGACCAACAATCTAGCTGTAACATTTTTCTAGTTTGTTTGAAGTCATTTTTGTTCCGGTATACATCATGTTTCGATCTCTTATATGGATACAAGTACTGCTTCCTCAACGTTCACAGGTCTCTTCGAAATCTTGAAAAATGATCCGTGGATGAGATCGATCTCGTTTGTAGTTTTCCCCTGCTTCTTTCGCTCTTTTTTTCAGTAGTTGAAAGTGGGATCGACGTATAATACCGAGTTTCTGTTTTAGTGAACTCATTACTGCCCCTTTGTGTTGCAGAGAATTAAGGACGAGGTAGACAGAAGAAAGCTGCAGTTCATCGACTCGTTGTCTCCGGGAGAGAACGAGTTGATCCATCGGATGCCAGAAGGACACGAACAGTTCCACAAATCTCTCGGAACGGTCAGATCAGAATGCCAATTGAATCTGCCAGCTTCTCACAGAGCAGTGGAGCAAGTGAATGGGCTAACTTAAAACTATAATAACGAGGAGAAAGTAGGAAGCTGCTGAAATTTTCCTAATCTCAATCTCACAAACCAAACAACTTTGTAGTTCCCTTAATCTTGGAGCTTTGTTGAAAGTTGTAGCtaaacccaaatcataaatttgatGACTAATCAAAaggaatataaataaataataaatatgatgattaatgaaaaagattaaaaaaaaaaattaaaataaacagtAATATTGCTACCATTTAAGATATGGGTAATGTGATAAGATGTTAATTgctatatttataattattttttaaaaaagaaatattctatgttcattatttttattttttatataaaaaaaatacatcttaaaaaataccaaaataattacttttagaaattttatatGCTAAAATAATTTGTACATTTGTGCTGAAGTAGgtagattaaaataaaatattaaattataaatttaggaaagttttaaataaatttctaagattcttttaattatgtgttcaataaatcataaatctttaaattatatctaatATTGAAAgatactctctctattttttttttaaatctctaATTTCTTGTGTTTGTTGTTCTTACTCAGATTCTTTGATCATTGGTGCCACCATCAAATTAGTTGGTGTGTTAAAGTTCGTCTTTGCAACATTGTTACGTTCTTTGTGCACCACAGCCACGAGACATCGCGAATCGACAGAGGAGGAATGCTGGTTGAAGCCTTGGGGAGCTCCATTTTCACAAAGTAAGAAGTGGTCTAGTGATTGGATACAACGTAAGCGTCGTTCAATAGATGCATAGTCGAATCCAACAGATGCATAGTCGAATCGTTTGGTCAACAAGGTCAACAATCAACCGGTATTATTgatcaaatttcattaataaattttaaacattagTAAGAAAGACAATaagaattttgattaaaaatgtgacacatgaaagatgaaaagattaaaataaaaataaaaatatatagtattctttataataaaGAAGAGAAGGCATCTTGTTTTGAGGTcacttttagttttataattatttttattctttccatttttccaaagtatttataatattttaatttggtttcccacttttcctttccctttttaGCTTGGTTGGAAGCTCAAATTGATTTATTCTTTTGGAGAATGAATTCCTCACATTAATTTCTTCAATATTATAATCACACGTTTTGATTATTAAGAGTTCTATTAAGAGCATTAGAACGAAGGAGTTTtagtatgttttttttgttcaacgataataaatattgaaacatatcgttaaaaatcatgaaattttaCTAGTTTCGTAGTTTAAACTCTTAGATGtgtatcatttttaaattttatatttaatagattagtgatattctaaaaattgtgtagttaaatattaatattttttttttacaataaaatgtttaaattctcatagaaaaatactaaaaaaaccatattatcattttcaaataaaatgcTGCCTTTTTTAGGTTAAGAATGTGAAGAGcgtggattttattttatttatttatttattattttattttttttaaataaatagctTAATCATTAAGGTTCAAATGGACCCAGAAGGTTCCTAGTGTGCTATAATATTTTGACCATTGGACCCTTCTTGGGAGGCttcttttgtattattatcGTCATTTGTATcacttattaaattttattaccatcaaatacaaaaacatttccatactttttttaattattaaattttgcaATGGAAACTTTGTTggctataaattttattttagcaataaaaccttttttttttaataaaaaatagttttgcttttgaagaattaaaatattcaagttctttctcatctttaaaaatgtttattctttcaattttcaatttcttttttacaaaaaaaaattaaattaatttattagatatataattaaattttatgcttacatcaaatttttaattttgtgttgaatagatttatgattttaaaaaatgttgagtAGATGAACGATGTGTTAGATACCAAACTAAGAATTCAATAACTCAagtaaacacaaaattaaaattttaaacttattttaacactttttaatataaagaacTAAATAGACTTAGcttataagaaaaattttgGGCAAAACTTGTAATtcaactaaaattaattattctagTTACACCGACAAATACACCTACCAAATTGCCCACCACAATGAACATTACGACTCGAATAGACACACTAATACTAACTACATAAATTTGAAGTCAATTCACAAAACGATAGAGAAGGAAACTGATGTAATTGTAATTCAAAAGTTTGAagactaaaatataaattttaaaattttgataaccAAAATTAAACGAATATAAAATTCAGcttaaagaataaattttgaaaaattctgggaataaaataaaataaaaagtaaaaggaaGAACTTTTATGATCTCTAAGCTTTCACTTTCAAGTCATTTCAAGTCATTTCAACTTGTGAGTAGTAAGCCCATCACTTTAGCAAGTTTAAAAGGTATCTCACATCATNAAAGCTGCAGTTCATCGACTCGTTGTCTCCGGGAGAGAACGAGTTGATCCATCGGATGCCAGAAGGACACGAACAGTTCCACAAA
This genomic interval carries:
- the LOC111787517 gene encoding nudC domain-containing protein 2-like isoform X2, whose protein sequence is MAEKLAPEKRHSFLHNGQEVFEWDQTLEEVNIYINLPPNVHSKQFYCKIQSRHVELGIKGNPPYLDHELTCPVKTDSSFWTLEDGIMHITLQKRDKGQTWASPIQGQGQLDPYSTDLEQKRLMLQRFQEENPGFDFSQAQFSGNCPDPRTFMGGIHSD
- the LOC111787517 gene encoding nudC domain-containing protein 2-like isoform X1 — protein: MAEKLAPEKRHSFLHNGQEVFEWDQTLEEVNIYINLPPNVHSKQFYCKIQSRHVELGIKGNPPYLDHELTCPVKTDSSFWTLEDGIMHITLQKRDKGQTWASPIQGQGQLDPYSTDLEQKRLMLQRFQEEFLCRTLDLTSHKLSFRATVPIQGPSWVEFTQINNYSLWHL
- the LOC111787516 gene encoding inositol 3-kinase-like isoform X1 — protein: MVSDTKDPPPNFPPRALIVGNFCHDILIRDAHVVTESLGGAASFISTVFEGLSVTYLTVSKVGEDFAYSTNQSPIVVGNSKTTTFRAFFDSSIAGDGHGDRILKRVSACAPILPSDLPDFRFEFGMAVGVGGEVLPETLERMIEICDVVFVDIQSLIRVFDEIDGTVQHVNLKESGFFHMLPRIGLLKASAEEAPFMDVEEVKKLCPVVVTNGKEGCKLYSNGGVLQIAPFTATQLDPTGAGDSFLGGFAAGFTAGLTVPDAALLGNLFGSLTVAQIGLPHFESRILQRIKDEVDRRKLQFIDSLSPGENELIHRMPEGHEQFHKSLGTVRSECQLNLPASHRAVEQVNGLT
- the LOC111787516 gene encoding inositol 3-kinase-like isoform X2: MVSDTKDPPPNFPPRALIVGNFCHDILIRDAHVVTESLGGAASFISTVFEGLSVTYLTVSKVGEDFAYSTNQSPIVVGNSKTTTFRAFFDSSIAGDGHGDRILKRVSACAPILPSDLPDFRFEFGMAVGVGGEVLPETLERMIEICDVVFVDIQSLIRVFDEIDGTVQHVNLKESGFFHMLPRIGLLKASAEEAPFMDVEEVKKLCPVVVTNGKEGCKLYSNGGVLQIAPFTATQLDPTGAGDSFLGGFAAGFTAGLTVPDAALLGNLFGSLTVAQIGLPHFESRILQRIKDEVDRRKLQFIDSLSPGENELIHRMPEGHEQFHKSLGTVRSECQLNLPASHRAVEQVNGLT